One Gordonia mangrovi genomic region harbors:
- a CDS encoding DUF6918 family protein has product MSDSLQSLLDNDRPAVVADLVNVIDSEVSDQKGLGGAAVKTAYAAAQKVKPGVVSSATNLMLPDFLAALQPFWDSKPAGTPFADHLVANGDAAAEALLTVTDDQAESARPALAKVYNSLRGKAKGYVAASLPRVGAAIEKHAA; this is encoded by the coding sequence ATGAGTGATTCGCTGCAGTCCCTGCTCGACAACGACCGGCCGGCCGTGGTGGCCGACCTCGTCAACGTGATCGATTCCGAGGTATCGGATCAGAAGGGACTCGGTGGCGCCGCCGTGAAGACCGCCTACGCCGCGGCACAGAAGGTGAAGCCGGGCGTGGTGTCGTCGGCGACCAACCTGATGCTGCCCGACTTCCTCGCGGCGCTGCAGCCGTTCTGGGATTCGAAGCCTGCCGGGACGCCGTTCGCCGATCACCTGGTGGCCAACGGCGACGCCGCGGCCGAAGCATTGCTGACGGTGACCGACGATCAGGCGGAGTCCGCCCGACCGGCACTGGCCAAGGTATACAACTCGCTGCGCGGCAAGGCCAAGGGATATGTCGCGGCGTCGCTTCCGCGTGTCGGCGCGGCGATCGAAAAGCACGCCGCCTAA
- a CDS encoding MaoC/PaaZ C-terminal domain-containing protein, translating into MPIDPASAVGAELPEVSFEWSASDVALYHLAVGAAADPMDTAGLAYVDDKSPKVLPSFATVAASFHATEAPRVSFPGIDIDLAKVVHGSQQVTAHRPLPASGKATTRTRIAEVQDKGSAAVVIQESVTTDDSGQPLWTAHSSIFAKGEGGFGGERGTSNKVAYPDREPDHRLSVPTLPQQALLYRLCGDRNPLHSDPAFAAAAGFPRPILHGLCTYGTVCRAVTDAVLDGDVTAVRDYSSTFAGVVFPGETLNVNVWDENGTLLIAVTVAERDNAPALGNVVLAI; encoded by the coding sequence GTGCCCATCGATCCCGCGAGTGCCGTCGGCGCCGAACTGCCCGAGGTCAGCTTCGAATGGTCGGCCTCCGACGTCGCGCTCTATCACCTCGCGGTCGGCGCGGCTGCCGACCCGATGGACACCGCCGGGCTGGCCTACGTCGACGACAAGTCCCCCAAGGTGCTGCCGTCGTTCGCCACCGTCGCCGCATCCTTCCACGCGACCGAGGCACCGAGGGTCTCGTTCCCGGGCATCGACATCGACCTGGCCAAGGTGGTGCACGGCAGCCAGCAGGTGACCGCGCACCGCCCGTTGCCGGCGAGTGGGAAGGCGACCACCCGGACCCGGATCGCCGAGGTGCAGGACAAGGGTTCGGCCGCCGTCGTCATCCAGGAATCGGTGACCACCGACGACTCGGGGCAGCCGCTGTGGACAGCACACTCGTCGATCTTCGCCAAGGGCGAGGGTGGATTCGGCGGCGAACGCGGCACGTCGAACAAGGTCGCCTATCCCGATCGCGAACCGGACCATCGCCTTTCGGTGCCGACACTCCCCCAACAGGCGCTGCTGTATCGCCTGTGCGGTGACCGCAATCCGTTGCACAGTGATCCGGCATTCGCTGCAGCGGCGGGCTTTCCGCGACCCATCCTGCACGGCCTGTGCACCTACGGCACCGTCTGCCGCGCGGTCACCGACGCCGTACTCGACGGCGATGTGACCGCGGTGCGCGACTACTCATCCACCTTCGCCGGTGTCGTCTTCCCCGGCGAGACACTGAACGTCAACGTCTGGGATGAGAACGGGACGCTGTTGATCGCGGTGACCGTCGCCGAGCGCGACAATGCGCCGGCGCTGGGGAATGTGGTGCTGGCGATCTGA